One genomic segment of Hordeum vulgare subsp. vulgare chromosome 2H, MorexV3_pseudomolecules_assembly, whole genome shotgun sequence includes these proteins:
- the LOC123429873 gene encoding zinc finger A20 and AN1 domain-containing stress-associated protein 12-like — translation MEARQQQQEAGGAILCASGCGFFAGAGTNDLCSKCFKEQQLLDVKAFDGAAMSGLRSLTIALTKAGGEEETPEKKRCSACQKKVGLLGFVCRCGATYCGAHRHADAHTCFFDNRAAGQEQIARHNPIVVAPKMARI, via the coding sequence ATGGAGGcgaggcagcagcagcaggaggccGGCGGCGCGATCCTGTGCGCCAGCGGCTGCGGGTTCTTCGCCGGCGCAGGGACAAACGATCTCTGCTCCAAGTGCTTCAAAGAACAACAGCTGCTGGATGTCAAGGCCTTCGATGGCGCCGCCATGTCCGGCCTCCGGTCGCTGACCATCGCGTTGACGAAAGCTGGAGGCGAGGAGGAGACGCCCGAGAAGAAGCGATGCAGTGCGTGCCAGAAGAAGGTGGGACTGCTTGGATTCGTCTGCCGGTGCGGGGCCACCTATTGCGGCGCGCACCGCCACGCCGACGCGCACACCTGCTTCTTCGACAACAGGGCAGCCGGCCAGGAGCAGATCGCGCGCCATAACCCGATCGTCGTCGCGCCCAAGATGGCGAGGATTTGA
- the LOC123426047 gene encoding beta-1,2-xylosyltransferease XAX1-like, translating into MRPQMVIISRAGTRKLLNLDEVATAATELGFNVTVAEAAADMPGFAVLVNAEDVLLAVHGAWLTNQIFLPTQAVVLQIVPWWSMDRTTTNFYGQPARDMQLRYVEYYVDEQETSMTMATLNLQIQPLHYGTACSENVNFKTPHSTFFYSSDYLI; encoded by the coding sequence ATGCGGCCCCAGATGGTGATCATCTCCCGCGCCGGCACGCGCAAGCTGCTGAACTTGGACGAGGTGGCGACGGCGGCCACGGAGCTTGGGTTCAACGTGACGGTGGCCGAGGCCGCGGCCGACATGCCGGGGTTCGCGGTGCTGGTGAACGCGGAGGACGTGCTGCTGGCGGTGCACGGCGCCTGGCTGACGAACCAGATCTTCCTACCGACGCAGGCGGTGGTGCTGCAGATCGTGCCGTGGTGGAGCATGGACAGGACGACGACCAACTTCTACGGGCAGCCGGCGCGGGACATGCAGCTCCGGTACGTGGAGTACTACGTCGACGAGCAGGAGACGAGCATGACAATGGCAACTCTGAATCTTCAGATTCAGCCTTTACACTATGGTACTGCATGCAGTGAAAATGTCAACTTTAAAACTCCACATTCAACATTTTTCTACAGCTCAGATTAtctcatatga